The DNA window TAAGACAAATGATACGGACTCCGATTGAGTGGGCGGCAAAGACCATTCAATCCGGGCGGACTCGGAGAGCTGCGCAGCAGAGCGAGGAGGAGAAAAGCGCCCCTCCGGACGTGGAGTTGGCAACCCGGCGCTCTCCCGGGTTGAGGGCGAAACAGACGGAGTCCGTCTTGGTGTACTGCGCAACGGGGCGCCACGCCAGCGGCCCGCGTGGGGTCCTGCGGGACCCGGTATGGTGACCATGACCGGGGTGATCCGGCGGGCGCGCCTGCGTAGTTGTCTTTGGGGTCAGATCAGAAATGAGCGTTCTGGACGCTGTTCTGAAGGCCAACCTTAACGGGGATTGGCGGGACATCCATCCCGCCTTCGCCCGCCCTTGAGAAAGTACGACCTTCTACATTTGCGGGGTTTGATGAGTTTCATGCTGCATCCACAACGAGAGCAGCACACGTTGATGTCATTCGAAGCAAGAACCAAATAAATGGAGGTAGAAATCATGGGTTGGATCATTACTATTCTGGTTGGTGCACTGTGCGGCTGGCTCGCAAGCCTCATCATGAAGACGGACGCTCAGCAGGGCGCCATCGCGAACATCCTGATCGGCATCGTCGGCAGCCTGCTGGCCCAGGCCATCTTCGGCAACTGGCTCAACATCGGTGGCGCCGGTGTGGCGGGCGCGGGCTTCAGCTTCTGGAGCATCGTCTGGGGCGTGGTCGGCAGCGTCGTTCTGATCGCCATCCTCAAGGCCCTGCGCGTTCTGCGTTAACCCCACTCCCTTTCCCTCCGACCCGGACGGCGCCCAGGCCCGTCCGGGTTCTGAGTGTGTCTGACGGCCGCGTGTGTCCTGACCGCCAAGTGTGACCCGACAGCAGGGTCCGTTCCGGAATAGTGAATCGGCTTTTGCGCGAGCCTTTGCCCCTGTGCTACATTTGGACGGCTTGTCTGATTCAGGCCGGCGTGGCAGGGAACCCAGAACGGGTCGCAGCCCCCGGTCAGTTAGGAAGGATCAGGCTCAAGAAGGAGAGTCATCATGGCGAAAGTGTGCGAAGTGTGCGGTAAAGGACCGATCGTGGTGAACTCGGTCATCCGCCGCGGTAAGGCCCGCGCTGCGGGCGGCGTCGGTCGTAAGGTCACCGGCGTGAGCAAACGAGTTCAGAAGCCCAACCTGCAGCCCCTCACGGTCACCCGTGGCGGAGTCAGCCTGCGCCTGCGCGTGTGCAACAAGTGCCGCAAGGCCGTGGCCTGAGCGCTCCAGTTCAACCCAGCCGCCCCTGTCCACACCGGACGGGGGCGACTTCTTTTGGGGTATCTGCGGTTGCCACTGCGCTCCGCTCCTGAAACCTGTTGCCACGTCCGAACACCCGTACTTCCACAAAAGAGGCGGCGTCGGGGGAGTGCCCGGTACGCCGCCTCTCTCGGGTTTCTCTTCTGTCGCGGGGAACCTTGCCCCCCGCCGGTTCCCAGCGCGTCTACTTGGCGGTGCGTTTCGCCTGCTGGTCGCCCACGAAGCTGACGATCAGCAGCGCCAGCGTTCCCAGGACCACGCAGCTGTCGGCCACGTTGAAGATCGGGAAGTCACCGGCGTTCAGGGCGCGGGTCACGCCGCTCAGCAGCGGCGAGTGAATCATGTCGGTCACCTTGCCCTGCCGCAGACCGTCAATGGCGTTCCCGATCGCGCCGGCCGCGATCATCGCCAGGATGATGTTCAGCGCGCGTCCCTGCGGTTTCCAGGTCACGTACCCCAGGATGCCCAGCCCGACCAGCAGGCGGCCCAGGGCCAGCGGGACGGCGCTGCCGCTGAACAGACTCCACGCGGCGCCGGTGTTGAAGGTCAGGAGCCACTCGACCAGTCCCGGAATGAACACCTGGGGCGGCTGGCCTTCTTGCAGGTTCGCCAGCGCCCAGGCTTTCAGGGCCTGATCGGCGGCGACCAGCAGCGCAGCCAGCACGAGAGGCAGCCACACAGGCGCGCGGCGGGAACGGTCGGTCAGGGTTGGCACGCTGCGCAGTATAGAGAGCGCCATATAACGAGCGCTGTAGAGAGCGCACCCTGACATGCGTTCCCGCGCGCGGCCGGGTGATCTGTGCTTGGTGGTCTGGGTCGGGTGGTCTGGGTCGGTTCACCTTTGCGGCGGGCGGCGCGGCGCAGAATCGGAGCATGGCGAACGTTGAATCCTTCGATCTCGACCACACCAAGGTCAAAGCCCCCTACGTGCGACTGGCTGGCGTGAAGACCACGCCGCGCGGCGACTCCATCAGCAAGTACGACCTGCGGCTACTGCAACCGAACCAGGCGGCCATCGATCCGGCCGCCATTCATACCCTCGAGCACCTGCTGGCCGGGTACCTGCGCGACCACCTGACCGACGTGGTCGATGTCTCCCCGATGGGCTGCCGCACCGGCATGTACATGGCGGTCATCGGTGAGCCCGACGAGCAGGGCGTCCTGAAGGCCTTCGAGGCGGCGTTGCAGGACACGGCGGCGCACGACCGGCCCATTCCCGGTGTCAGTGAACTGGAGTGCGGGAATTACCGCGATCACGACCTGCAGGCGGCGCGCGCGCATGCCCGTGACGCGCTGGCGCAGGGCCTGAAGGTGCAGGAGACGGTGCTGCTGGAACGCTGAGGCGTCCCCGCAAACAGACCAGAGACGGTCGCCTTCGGGTGGCCGTTTGTGCGTTCAGGGCGCGAATTCCTGTTGTTTTCCCCGGACGTGAACTCTGGCATCAGGCACAGGGTGTTGACAGATTCGCTGGCGGCCTGTATCTTTTCTGAGCCTCAAGCGAGGCGCGATGCATGACAAGCGAGCGTGAAAGAGCGAGAGAAACGCGAAATACCGCGCTCCTCAAGCAACCCCACCACACCCACGGGTGAACGGCGGGCGAGCGAACAGGAGACGCATAGGAAAGATGGGTCAA is part of the Deinococcus seoulensis genome and encodes:
- a CDS encoding GlsB/YeaQ/YmgE family stress response membrane protein; translated protein: MGWIITILVGALCGWLASLIMKTDAQQGAIANILIGIVGSLLAQAIFGNWLNIGGAGVAGAGFSFWSIVWGVVGSVVLIAILKALRVLR
- the rpmB gene encoding 50S ribosomal protein L28, with the protein product MAKVCEVCGKGPIVVNSVIRRGKARAAGGVGRKVTGVSKRVQKPNLQPLTVTRGGVSLRLRVCNKCRKAVA
- the lspA gene encoding signal peptidase II, whose product is MALSILRSVPTLTDRSRRAPVWLPLVLAALLVAADQALKAWALANLQEGQPPQVFIPGLVEWLLTFNTGAAWSLFSGSAVPLALGRLLVGLGILGYVTWKPQGRALNIILAMIAAGAIGNAIDGLRQGKVTDMIHSPLLSGVTRALNAGDFPIFNVADSCVVLGTLALLIVSFVGDQQAKRTAK
- a CDS encoding S-ribosylhomocysteine lyase — protein: MANVESFDLDHTKVKAPYVRLAGVKTTPRGDSISKYDLRLLQPNQAAIDPAAIHTLEHLLAGYLRDHLTDVVDVSPMGCRTGMYMAVIGEPDEQGVLKAFEAALQDTAAHDRPIPGVSELECGNYRDHDLQAARAHARDALAQGLKVQETVLLER